In Arthrobacter sp. B3I4, the following proteins share a genomic window:
- a CDS encoding NAD(P)/FAD-dependent oxidoreductase → MQQTTYDVVIVGGGAAGLSAAVALCRSLRSVLVVDAGAPRNGRSAGVHGFLSREGTAPADLLAAGREEVLAYGGEITTGKAVSASGGPDGFTVLLEDGRTIASRRLLIASGFEDELPEVPGVEERWGRDVMHCPYCHGWEIRHQAIGVLATEPTAVQEALLLRQWSDNVTLFQHTLPAPTAEELEQLDARSVEVVEGEVKSLQILKDALAGIVLHSGDFVPCEALHVSPRAKTRSPLIRSLGLQDEAAGSATAQYLKTDADGQTAVSGVWAAGNVTDPTAQVATAAAAGVKAASAINADLVAEDVRRAVAAARQQAPS, encoded by the coding sequence ATGCAGCAAACCACGTATGACGTCGTGATCGTCGGCGGGGGAGCGGCGGGGCTTAGCGCCGCGGTGGCCCTCTGCCGATCCCTGCGGTCCGTGCTGGTCGTTGATGCAGGAGCTCCGCGGAACGGCCGCTCGGCTGGTGTCCATGGCTTCCTCTCCCGGGAAGGAACGGCACCCGCTGACCTCCTGGCGGCTGGCCGTGAGGAGGTCCTGGCCTATGGCGGTGAGATCACCACGGGAAAGGCCGTTTCGGCCAGCGGCGGGCCGGACGGCTTTACCGTGCTCCTAGAAGACGGCCGGACGATCGCCTCACGGCGGTTGCTTATCGCCTCCGGTTTCGAGGACGAGCTTCCCGAAGTTCCCGGTGTCGAGGAGCGCTGGGGTCGGGACGTAATGCACTGCCCGTACTGTCACGGGTGGGAAATCCGGCACCAGGCAATCGGGGTCCTTGCCACCGAACCGACAGCTGTCCAGGAAGCGCTGCTGCTGCGGCAGTGGAGCGATAACGTGACCCTGTTCCAGCACACCCTGCCGGCGCCAACTGCCGAGGAACTTGAACAGCTCGACGCGCGGTCAGTGGAGGTCGTGGAAGGCGAAGTAAAGTCGCTGCAAATCCTGAAGGACGCCCTGGCCGGAATAGTCCTGCACTCCGGGGACTTCGTTCCCTGCGAGGCTCTTCACGTCAGCCCCCGGGCAAAGACCCGGTCACCGCTTATCCGTTCGTTGGGGCTGCAGGACGAGGCAGCGGGCAGCGCAACTGCGCAGTACCTCAAGACCGATGCGGACGGACAAACGGCCGTCTCAGGAGTATGGGCGGCAGGGAACGTCACAGACCCGACTGCCCAGGTGGCCACGGCGGCTGCAGCCGGCGTCAAAGCCGCCTCAGCAATCAATGCGGACCTAGTGGCAGAAGACGTTCGAAGGGCGGTCGCCGCTGCAAGGCAGCAGGCACCTTCCTGA